The Ornithinimicrobium faecis genome includes a window with the following:
- a CDS encoding alpha-hydroxy acid oxidase codes for MARVKRRLPRVEELRPLVKIDRPTLQVTRRRLERAQTIEDLRHLARRRTPRSAFDYVDGAAESEVSLSRAREAFGRVEFRPRVLRDVSGMDTAVRILDVSSPIPLILAPTGFTRMMQHEGERAVGRAAAAAGVPYAISTMGTVSVEDIASELPDLQRWFQLYLWQDREASLALMQRAQAAGFTTLVLTVDTAIAGQRLRDVRNGMTIPPQLTPKTLADMALHPRWWANLLTTEPLEFASLRESGGTVESLVNKMFDPTLNTQDLVWLRENWSGAIVLKGIQNVEDAKEFVDLGADGLIVSNHGGRQLDRSVTPLEVLPQIAEAVGGRVPVLLDTGVMHGGDIVAAVANGADAVLVGRAYLYGLMAGGEAGVARALEILTSQVHRTMRLLGVTSLDQLTPDHAVLHPASTHAPAHNA; via the coding sequence ATGGCACGGGTGAAGCGACGGCTCCCCAGGGTTGAGGAACTCAGACCGCTGGTCAAGATCGACAGGCCGACCCTGCAGGTCACCAGACGACGTCTCGAGCGAGCCCAGACGATCGAGGACCTGCGCCACCTCGCCCGACGCCGCACTCCCAGGTCCGCCTTCGACTACGTCGACGGTGCCGCCGAGAGCGAGGTCAGCCTGTCCCGGGCCCGCGAGGCCTTCGGTCGCGTCGAGTTCCGTCCCCGGGTGCTGCGCGATGTGTCCGGCATGGACACCGCAGTCCGGATCCTGGACGTGAGCAGCCCGATCCCGCTGATCCTGGCACCGACTGGGTTCACCCGGATGATGCAGCACGAGGGGGAGCGGGCCGTCGGCCGCGCCGCCGCGGCTGCCGGCGTCCCCTACGCGATCTCCACCATGGGCACGGTGTCAGTGGAGGACATCGCCTCCGAGCTGCCGGACCTGCAACGCTGGTTCCAGTTATATCTGTGGCAGGACCGAGAGGCCTCCCTGGCCCTGATGCAGCGCGCCCAGGCCGCTGGGTTCACCACCTTGGTGCTGACGGTTGACACCGCGATCGCCGGTCAGCGCCTGCGCGATGTGCGCAACGGGATGACGATCCCACCGCAGCTCACGCCCAAGACCCTCGCCGACATGGCGCTGCACCCTCGTTGGTGGGCCAACCTGCTGACCACGGAGCCGCTGGAGTTCGCCTCCCTGCGCGAGTCCGGCGGCACGGTCGAGTCGCTGGTCAACAAGATGTTCGATCCGACGCTGAACACGCAGGACCTGGTCTGGCTCCGGGAGAACTGGTCAGGGGCGATCGTGCTCAAGGGCATCCAGAACGTCGAGGACGCCAAGGAGTTCGTCGATCTCGGGGCCGATGGCTTGATCGTCTCCAACCACGGGGGTCGCCAACTCGATCGCTCGGTGACGCCACTCGAGGTGCTCCCGCAGATCGCCGAGGCCGTCGGCGGGCGGGTCCCCGTCCTGCTCGACACCGGGGTGATGCACGGTGGGGACATCGTTGCGGCCGTGGCCAACGGCGCCGACGCCGTGCTCGTCGGGCGGGCCTACCTCTACGGGCTGATGGCCGGTGGCGAGGCGGGAGTCGCCCGTGCCCTGGAGATCCTGACCAGTCAGGTCCACCGGACCATGCGTCTGCTCGGCGTCACCTCGCTCGACCAACTCACGCCGGATCACGCCGTGCTGCACCCGGCCAGCACCCACGCACCCGCACACAACGCCTAA
- a CDS encoding GNAT family N-acetyltransferase: MLRMPAPVRGLGMADATQALEICGRDPVSNVFVAARILEGGLTGGRNSVLGYDRGGRTGLCWTSANVVPVEVSSDMVEPLAAKVVKRRAWASSLFGPVDQVLPLWEVLAPQWGPPREVRGNQPVMTIRSAPSVLGVPIDTAVRPAAAEELDLVVPAAAAMFTEEIGYPPFRGSDRAYRLSVGALVRDGRSLVRIENGEVIFKADIGSVALDVAQIQGVWVHPRWRGRGIAVPAMAAVVEHVLRHVAQTVTLYVNDFNTPALATYRHVGFVQTGTFATVLL, encoded by the coding sequence ATGCTCCGCATGCCGGCCCCGGTGCGTGGCCTGGGAATGGCCGACGCCACCCAGGCCCTAGAGATCTGCGGGCGTGACCCCGTCTCCAATGTCTTTGTCGCGGCTCGGATCCTGGAGGGTGGGCTCACCGGCGGACGCAACTCGGTGCTCGGCTATGACCGTGGCGGGCGCACCGGTCTGTGCTGGACCTCCGCCAACGTCGTGCCGGTCGAGGTGTCCTCCGACATGGTGGAGCCGCTGGCCGCCAAGGTCGTCAAGCGTCGGGCCTGGGCCTCCTCACTGTTTGGCCCGGTCGACCAGGTGCTGCCCCTGTGGGAGGTGCTCGCACCGCAGTGGGGTCCGCCGCGAGAGGTGCGAGGCAATCAGCCGGTGATGACCATCCGTTCCGCGCCGAGCGTGCTGGGCGTCCCGATCGACACGGCCGTCCGCCCGGCCGCCGCCGAGGAGCTCGACCTGGTGGTGCCCGCAGCTGCCGCCATGTTCACGGAGGAGATCGGCTATCCACCTTTTCGCGGCTCGGACCGTGCCTACCGGTTGTCCGTCGGTGCCCTCGTGCGGGACGGCCGGTCGCTGGTGCGGATCGAGAACGGCGAGGTCATCTTCAAAGCGGACATCGGCAGTGTCGCCCTCGACGTCGCCCAGATCCAGGGCGTGTGGGTGCACCCGCGCTGGCGCGGTCGGGGCATCGCGGTGCCGGCCATGGCCGCAGTCGTTGAGCATGTGCTGCGGCACGTTGCGCAGACCGTGACGCTCTATGTCAACGACTTCAACACGCCCGCGCTGGCGACGTATCGGCACGTCGGCTTCGTGCAGACGGGGACCTTCGCCACGGTCCTGCTCTGA
- a CDS encoding glycerol-3-phosphate dehydrogenase/oxidase translates to MQPRPLTTKSRQAALAALADSGAGGAEIDVLVIGGGVTGAGTALDAATRGLSTVVVEAQDWASGTSSRSTKLVHGGLRYLQMLDFKLVHEALTERGLLLSKIAPHLVKPMAFLIPLEHRIWQRAYYGAGVSLYDLLANIMPGRRALPIHQHTTRKGMLKQFPDLKHDTAIGAVKYWDATVDDARLVATLIRTATTYGAHAATRTQVTKLTKDASGRVNGAILQDLETGAEITARARHVINATGVWTEDTEQLADTSGGLRVLASKGIHLVIPRERIKGTSGLFLQTEKSVLFFIPWSRYWILGTTDTPWELDPQHPVPTAADIDYVLAHANEVLTTQLTREDVVGSYAGLRPLLQPGTKEGTDSAKVSREHTVASPVPGLTIVAGGKLTTYRVMAKDAVDFAIGGEAVETPSITHEIPLVGAEGEKAVRRQAARWRKEFDWSEQMVDHLLHRYGSLLTELVESIREDPSLGRPLQGAPAYLRAEIAYAASHEGALHLEDIMYLRTRLNYEAADRGQAALVEIAGLAGDVLGWDEERRQREVDAYRALAAAEEQAALQPDDESAERVRSQAPDLTPMAPVGTQGN, encoded by the coding sequence GTGCAGCCACGCCCCCTGACCACGAAGAGCCGGCAGGCAGCGCTGGCAGCACTCGCCGACAGCGGAGCGGGCGGCGCAGAGATCGATGTCCTGGTCATCGGTGGCGGGGTGACCGGCGCTGGCACCGCTCTCGATGCCGCCACGCGCGGACTGTCCACGGTTGTCGTGGAGGCGCAGGACTGGGCCTCCGGCACGTCCTCGCGCTCGACCAAGCTGGTCCACGGCGGCCTGCGCTATCTGCAGATGCTTGATTTCAAGCTGGTGCACGAGGCCCTCACTGAGCGTGGGCTGCTGCTCAGCAAGATCGCGCCGCACCTGGTCAAGCCGATGGCTTTCCTCATCCCGCTGGAGCACCGCATCTGGCAGCGTGCCTATTACGGCGCGGGCGTCAGCCTCTACGACCTGCTCGCCAACATCATGCCGGGCCGCCGCGCACTCCCGATCCACCAGCACACGACCCGCAAGGGCATGTTGAAGCAGTTCCCAGACCTCAAACACGACACGGCGATCGGCGCCGTGAAGTACTGGGACGCCACCGTCGATGACGCCCGGCTGGTCGCCACCCTGATCCGCACGGCCACGACCTATGGCGCGCACGCCGCCACCCGCACCCAGGTCACCAAGCTCACCAAGGACGCGTCGGGCCGCGTCAACGGCGCGATCCTGCAGGACCTGGAGACCGGCGCGGAGATCACGGCACGGGCTCGCCACGTCATCAACGCCACCGGCGTGTGGACCGAGGACACCGAGCAGCTGGCCGACACCAGCGGCGGTTTGCGGGTCCTGGCGTCCAAGGGCATCCACCTGGTGATCCCGCGCGAGCGCATCAAGGGCACCTCGGGGCTGTTCTTGCAGACCGAGAAGTCCGTGCTCTTCTTCATCCCCTGGTCGCGCTATTGGATCCTGGGCACGACGGACACTCCCTGGGAGCTGGACCCGCAGCACCCGGTCCCCACGGCGGCGGACATCGACTATGTGCTGGCCCACGCCAACGAGGTCCTCACCACCCAGCTCACCCGGGAGGACGTCGTCGGCTCGTATGCCGGACTGCGGCCCCTCCTGCAGCCCGGCACCAAGGAGGGCACGGACTCGGCCAAGGTGAGCCGTGAGCACACGGTGGCCAGCCCCGTGCCGGGGCTGACCATCGTCGCCGGAGGCAAACTGACGACCTACCGGGTGATGGCCAAGGACGCCGTCGACTTCGCCATCGGCGGTGAGGCCGTGGAGACCCCGAGCATCACCCACGAGATCCCGTTGGTGGGTGCCGAGGGCGAGAAGGCCGTGCGCCGTCAGGCGGCGCGCTGGCGCAAGGAGTTTGACTGGTCCGAGCAGATGGTGGACCACCTGCTGCACCGCTACGGCTCGCTGCTGACCGAACTGGTCGAGAGCATCCGCGAGGACCCCTCGCTCGGCCGTCCACTGCAGGGGGCTCCGGCCTATCTGAGAGCCGAGATCGCCTACGCCGCGAGCCACGAGGGCGCCCTGCACCTCGAGGACATCATGTATCTGCGGACGCGGCTGAACTACGAGGCAGCCGATCGTGGCCAGGCCGCCCTGGTCGAGATCGCCGGGCTGGCCGGTGACGTGCTGGGCTGGGACGAGGAGCGGCGCCAGCGCGAGGTCGACGCCTACCGCGCGCTGGCTGCTGCCGAGGAGCAGGCAGCCCTCCAGCCCGACGACGAGTCCGCCGAGCGTGTCCGCAGTCAAGCACCTGACCTCACACCGATGGCTCCCGTTGGCACGCAAGGAAACTGA
- a CDS encoding MIP/aquaporin family protein, which yields MGDIFLYEIMGTGLLTLLGCGVVANVVLPKTKGNNGGWLLINFGWGLAVFAGVYAAWKTGAHLNPAVTFGILASGADFYDGALENIPVNFGNTIGYLAAEMIGAFLGAVIMWLAYKQHFDQDAEPATKLAVFSTGPEIRNPLWNTLTEIVGTFVLVFVILMFGHSPAGLGPLAVALLVVGIGASLGGPTGYAINPARDLGPRIAHALLPIPGKGGSDWGYSWVPIVGPILGGVLAGVLYMGAFA from the coding sequence ATGGGAGATATCTTCCTCTACGAGATTATGGGCACCGGCCTGCTCACCCTCCTGGGTTGTGGCGTGGTGGCCAACGTGGTCCTGCCCAAGACCAAGGGCAACAACGGCGGTTGGCTGCTGATCAACTTCGGCTGGGGGCTGGCGGTCTTCGCCGGCGTCTATGCAGCCTGGAAGACCGGCGCCCACCTCAACCCCGCCGTGACCTTCGGCATCCTGGCCAGCGGAGCCGATTTCTATGACGGCGCGCTCGAAAACATCCCGGTCAACTTCGGCAACACCATCGGTTATCTCGCCGCCGAGATGATCGGCGCCTTCCTGGGCGCGGTGATCATGTGGCTGGCCTACAAACAGCACTTCGACCAGGACGCTGAGCCAGCCACCAAGCTGGCTGTCTTCTCCACCGGCCCAGAGATCCGCAACCCGCTGTGGAACACCCTCACCGAGATTGTCGGCACCTTTGTGCTGGTCTTTGTCATCCTCATGTTTGGCCATTCCCCCGCGGGGCTTGGCCCGTTAGCCGTCGCGCTCCTGGTGGTTGGCATCGGCGCCAGCCTCGGTGGTCCCACCGGCTACGCCATCAACCCGGCCCGTGACCTCGGGCCCCGCATCGCGCACGCACTCCTACCCATCCCGGGCAAGGGCGGCAGCGACTGGGGCTACTCCTGGGTCCCGATCGTCGGCCCGATCCTCGGTGGAGTCCTGGCCGGAGTCCTCTACATGGGGGCCTTCGCCTGA
- the glpK gene encoding glycerol kinase GlpK has product MADTATPNYVLAIDQGTTSTRAIVFTKSGEIHSVGQKEHEQIFPKAGWVEHDPAEIWDNTREVIGLAMGKGSLANSQLAAIGITNQRETAVVWDKNTGEAVYNAIVWQDTRTDKIVAELAGDEGADKYKAICGLPLATYFSGPKVKWILDNVEGAREKAEAGDLLFGNTDTWTLWNLTGGVDGGVHVTDVTNASRTMLMDLKTLSWDENIASDMGIPMSMLPEIKSSSEVYGESTKLGVPIAGILGDQQAATFGQACFEKGMSKNTYGTGNFMLLNTGTEIVPSENGLLTTVCYKIGEQDTVYALEGSIAVTGSLVQWLRDNLGLIKEAPEVEDLAKKVDDNGGCYIVPAFSGLFAPYWKDDARGAIVGLTRYVNKNHIARASLEATAFQTREVLDAMNADSGVDLAELRVDGGMIANETLMQFQADILGVDVVRPKVAETTALGAAYAAGIAVGFWQGEQDVIDNWAEGARWSPKMGDAERDRQYRQWKKAVTKTFDWVDDDAEAVEEKAAEAAEG; this is encoded by the coding sequence ATGGCTGACACAGCAACGCCGAACTACGTCCTCGCGATCGACCAGGGCACCACGAGCACCCGGGCCATCGTGTTCACCAAGTCCGGCGAGATCCACTCCGTGGGTCAGAAGGAGCACGAGCAGATCTTCCCGAAGGCGGGGTGGGTCGAGCACGACCCGGCCGAGATCTGGGACAACACCCGCGAGGTGATCGGGCTGGCGATGGGCAAGGGCAGCCTGGCCAACTCCCAGCTGGCAGCCATCGGCATCACCAACCAGCGCGAGACCGCTGTGGTGTGGGACAAGAACACCGGCGAGGCGGTCTACAACGCGATTGTCTGGCAGGACACCCGCACCGACAAGATCGTTGCCGAGCTCGCCGGTGACGAGGGCGCGGACAAGTACAAGGCGATCTGTGGCCTGCCGCTGGCGACCTACTTCTCCGGCCCCAAGGTGAAGTGGATCCTGGACAACGTCGAGGGCGCCCGAGAGAAGGCCGAGGCCGGTGATCTGCTGTTTGGCAACACCGACACCTGGACGCTGTGGAACCTCACGGGCGGGGTGGACGGCGGCGTGCACGTCACGGACGTAACCAACGCCTCTCGCACCATGCTGATGGACCTGAAGACCCTGAGCTGGGACGAGAACATCGCCTCCGACATGGGCATCCCGATGTCCATGCTCCCGGAGATCAAGTCCTCCTCCGAGGTCTACGGCGAGAGCACCAAGCTCGGTGTCCCGATCGCCGGCATCCTGGGCGATCAGCAGGCTGCCACGTTTGGCCAGGCGTGCTTCGAGAAGGGCATGTCGAAGAACACCTACGGCACCGGCAACTTCATGCTGCTCAACACCGGCACGGAGATCGTCCCGTCCGAGAACGGTCTGCTGACCACGGTCTGCTACAAGATCGGCGAGCAGGACACGGTCTATGCCCTCGAGGGCTCGATCGCCGTCACTGGCTCCCTGGTGCAGTGGCTGCGCGACAACCTCGGCCTGATCAAGGAGGCTCCGGAGGTCGAGGACCTGGCCAAGAAGGTCGACGACAACGGTGGTTGCTACATCGTGCCCGCGTTCTCCGGCCTGTTCGCGCCCTATTGGAAGGACGACGCGCGCGGTGCGATTGTCGGCCTGACCCGCTATGTCAACAAGAACCACATCGCCCGGGCCTCCCTGGAGGCCACGGCCTTCCAGACCCGCGAGGTGCTGGATGCGATGAACGCCGACTCCGGCGTGGACCTTGCCGAGCTGCGCGTCGACGGCGGCATGATCGCCAACGAGACGCTGATGCAGTTCCAGGCCGACATCCTGGGCGTGGACGTCGTGCGCCCCAAGGTCGCCGAGACCACAGCGCTCGGCGCGGCCTACGCCGCCGGCATCGCGGTCGGATTCTGGCAGGGCGAGCAGGACGTCATCGACAACTGGGCCGAGGGTGCCCGCTGGAGCCCGAAGATGGGCGACGCCGAGCGCGACCGGCAGTATCGCCAGTGGAAGAAGGCCGTGACCAAGACCTTCGACTGGGTGGACGACGACGCTGAGGCCGTCGAGGAGAAGGCCGCCGAGGCAGCCGAGGGCTGA
- a CDS encoding MarR family winged helix-turn-helix transcriptional regulator, which yields MPARDSDRPTAPTPLLHALVLDRAVAALLSEAMRDSPLNAHDYGVASAISDEPGISASQLAVQFSTPLTTIAEWVGRLTSLGVVRRERDPRDGRRHQLWITPEGEVTMAAARSAFGRGYLAFADRLPVSPNEASTQLEAMTRACREALTVLQESRSDD from the coding sequence GTGCCAGCCCGTGACTCTGATCGCCCGACCGCCCCCACGCCGCTTCTGCACGCCCTCGTCCTGGACCGTGCGGTCGCCGCCCTGCTGAGCGAGGCGATGCGGGACAGCCCCCTGAATGCGCACGATTACGGCGTGGCCAGTGCCATCTCCGACGAGCCGGGCATCAGCGCGAGCCAGTTGGCTGTGCAGTTCTCGACGCCGCTGACCACGATCGCCGAGTGGGTGGGGCGGCTGACCAGCCTGGGCGTGGTCCGCCGGGAGCGGGACCCACGTGACGGTCGGCGCCACCAGTTGTGGATCACGCCTGAGGGAGAGGTGACGATGGCCGCGGCGCGCAGTGCCTTCGGGCGGGGCTACCTGGCCTTCGCGGACCGGCTGCCAGTGTCACCCAACGAGGCGTCCACCCAGCTCGAGGCGATGACCCGTGCCTGCCGCGAGGCCCTGACGGTCCTGCAAGAGTCCCGCAGCGACGACTGA
- a CDS encoding PQQ-dependent sugar dehydrogenase, which yields MANRPILRTSALALCIGALAACSGTADEEATAPTTSQSGDTSTTSSPGPDATISSSGPDEASTSAVAAPGLGAELEVLDVTVTAPREVVTLDDGGLLISDQAGLVHVVGADGTARTEPLLDVSDSIKTPNRGALEAGLAGFALAPDFAKSGHFYTTTTHAPDDISASLPQGTRQVSVLSRWTADPASLVTDPDSEEQLMVLPSRDADHVGGEIVFDDQGLLYTALGAPSRDEVAQDPHNYSGTVLRIDPTPAEGAAQEDRAYGIPEDNPFADGEGGLPEIYSYGYRNPWRLTWDAEHGLLVGEAMSRDKDQQLGQPAPGDDAGYPEVSGACWEGDQVADACQETEAGVPIAPPVLEYGPQVGEILSGVAIGTGGDLQGRVVVTDWLGDVLVADAGPAPWDYEVLTDGQDIVGRASYLWDVDAEPDGSLYVLTADRALSDGGGAVHRLAP from the coding sequence ATGGCAAATCGCCCGATCCTCCGCACCTCTGCCCTTGCTCTGTGCATCGGCGCTCTGGCCGCCTGCTCGGGCACTGCCGACGAGGAGGCGACGGCGCCCACCACGAGCCAGTCCGGTGACACGAGCACGACTTCTTCGCCGGGCCCGGACGCGACCATCTCGTCGTCCGGCCCCGACGAGGCCAGCACCTCAGCGGTCGCGGCACCGGGACTGGGCGCCGAGCTGGAGGTCCTTGACGTCACGGTGACGGCCCCTCGGGAGGTCGTCACGCTGGACGACGGCGGGCTGCTGATCTCCGACCAGGCCGGGCTGGTGCATGTGGTCGGGGCCGACGGGACGGCCCGCACGGAGCCCCTGCTCGATGTGTCGGACTCCATCAAAACCCCCAACCGCGGCGCCCTGGAGGCCGGACTTGCCGGGTTCGCGCTCGCACCGGACTTCGCCAAGTCCGGACACTTCTACACGACGACCACTCACGCCCCGGACGACATCAGCGCATCGCTGCCCCAGGGCACCCGCCAGGTCAGTGTGCTGTCCCGGTGGACCGCCGATCCGGCCTCCTTGGTGACCGACCCGGACAGCGAGGAGCAGCTGATGGTTCTGCCCTCGCGCGACGCCGACCACGTCGGCGGCGAGATCGTCTTCGACGACCAGGGGCTGCTCTACACCGCCCTCGGTGCCCCCTCGCGTGATGAGGTGGCGCAGGACCCCCACAACTATTCGGGCACGGTCCTGCGCATCGACCCGACCCCCGCCGAGGGTGCGGCGCAGGAGGACCGGGCCTACGGCATACCGGAAGACAACCCGTTTGCCGACGGTGAGGGTGGGCTTCCGGAGATCTACTCATACGGCTACCGCAACCCCTGGCGGTTGACGTGGGACGCCGAGCACGGCCTGCTCGTGGGCGAGGCAATGTCCCGGGACAAGGACCAGCAGCTCGGCCAACCAGCGCCCGGCGACGACGCCGGCTATCCCGAGGTGTCGGGGGCGTGCTGGGAGGGCGATCAGGTGGCCGACGCCTGCCAGGAGACCGAGGCCGGGGTGCCGATCGCGCCGCCCGTGCTGGAGTATGGCCCCCAGGTGGGCGAGATCCTCAGCGGAGTGGCGATCGGCACGGGTGGTGACCTCCAGGGGCGGGTCGTTGTGACCGACTGGCTGGGCGACGTCCTCGTGGCCGATGCCGGGCCGGCTCCGTGGGACTACGAGGTGCTGACCGACGGCCAGGACATCGTGGGTCGCGCGTCCTATCTGTGGGATGTGGACGCCGAACCGGACGGGTCGCTCTATGTGCTGACCGCCGACCGTGCCCTCTCCGACGGCGGCGGCGCCGTCCACCGTCTCGCGCCGTAG
- a CDS encoding uridine kinase — MPAPSFLPVRQLVLVDLLSMMVAVRPGERAIIAVDGVDGAGKSRLAAELVAIAPHVAGREVRSVSIDGFHHPRERRHARGAGPETFYQDSYDYDAFRESVLRPFRAGGPFVPAVHDVATDAAVSPAPVVASEDALLVVDGVFLRRPELAGEWDATLMLWVPLAVSVPRGNSRFPQRAGTDDPAHEANARYVGGQRLYLQQARLHPPTWILDNTDLQRPALIDPDPEEPQWLELP; from the coding sequence ATGCCGGCACCCAGCTTCCTCCCTGTCCGTCAGTTGGTCCTGGTGGACCTGTTGTCGATGATGGTGGCGGTGCGGCCGGGGGAGCGGGCCATCATCGCGGTGGACGGCGTGGATGGCGCTGGCAAGAGCCGGTTGGCCGCCGAGCTGGTGGCCATCGCACCGCACGTCGCCGGGCGCGAGGTGCGCAGCGTGTCGATCGACGGCTTTCACCACCCGCGTGAGCGACGGCACGCCCGGGGCGCCGGCCCGGAGACCTTCTACCAGGACTCCTACGACTACGACGCCTTCCGTGAGTCGGTGCTGCGACCCTTCCGAGCCGGCGGGCCGTTCGTGCCTGCCGTGCACGACGTGGCCACGGATGCTGCGGTGTCACCGGCTCCGGTGGTCGCGAGCGAGGACGCGCTGCTGGTGGTCGACGGGGTCTTCCTGCGCCGCCCCGAGCTGGCGGGGGAGTGGGACGCCACCCTGATGCTGTGGGTGCCACTGGCGGTCTCGGTGCCGCGCGGCAACTCCCGCTTCCCACAGCGGGCGGGGACCGACGACCCGGCGCACGAGGCCAACGCACGCTATGTCGGCGGGCAACGGCTCTATCTGCAGCAGGCCCGCCTGCACCCACCCACCTGGATCCTGGACAACACCGACCTGCAGCGACCGGCGCTGATCGACCCGGACCCCGAGGAGCCCCAGTGGCTGGAGCTCCCCTGA
- the ispG gene encoding flavodoxin-dependent (E)-4-hydroxy-3-methylbut-2-enyl-diphosphate synthase — translation MPAAPPPVLAPRRATRKIKVGKVEVGGDAPISVQSMTTTPTTDINATLQQIAELTATGCDIVRVAVPSQDDADALPAIAQKSQIPVIADIHFQPRYVFAAIDAGCAAVRVNPGNIRKFDDQVKEIAKAAKDAGISIRIGVNAGSLDKRVMEKYGKATPEALVESAVWEASLFEEHDFHDFKISVKHNDPVVMVRAYELLAERGDWPLHLGVTEAGPAFQGTIKSATAFGALLSQGIGDTIRVSLSAPPVEEVKVGNQILQSLNLRPRKLEIVSCPSCGRAQVDVYTLADEVTAGLEGLEVPLRVAVMGCVVNGPGEAREADLGVASGNGKGQIFVKGEVIKTVPESQIVETLIEEAMRIAEGMGEGEGMVDGSGSPSVTVG, via the coding sequence ATGCCCGCCGCCCCGCCGCCGGTCCTCGCTCCGCGGCGCGCGACCCGCAAGATCAAGGTCGGCAAGGTCGAGGTTGGCGGTGACGCCCCGATCTCCGTGCAGTCGATGACCACCACGCCGACCACGGACATCAATGCCACGCTGCAGCAGATCGCCGAGCTGACGGCGACCGGCTGCGACATCGTGCGCGTCGCCGTGCCGAGCCAGGACGATGCCGACGCGCTGCCCGCGATCGCGCAGAAGTCCCAGATCCCGGTGATCGCCGACATCCACTTCCAGCCGCGCTATGTCTTTGCAGCCATCGACGCAGGCTGCGCCGCCGTGCGCGTCAACCCCGGCAACATCCGCAAGTTCGATGACCAGGTCAAGGAGATCGCCAAGGCCGCCAAGGACGCTGGCATCTCCATCCGGATCGGCGTCAACGCCGGCTCGTTGGACAAGCGCGTGATGGAAAAGTATGGCAAGGCCACGCCGGAGGCCCTCGTGGAGTCGGCCGTCTGGGAGGCCTCGCTCTTTGAGGAGCACGACTTCCACGACTTCAAGATCTCGGTCAAGCACAACGACCCGGTCGTGATGGTGCGTGCCTATGAGTTGCTCGCCGAGCGCGGCGACTGGCCGCTGCACCTCGGGGTGACCGAGGCCGGCCCGGCCTTCCAGGGGACGATCAAGTCCGCGACCGCTTTCGGTGCGCTGCTGTCCCAGGGCATCGGCGACACGATCCGCGTCTCGCTGTCGGCTCCGCCGGTCGAGGAGGTCAAGGTCGGCAACCAGATCCTGCAGAGTCTCAACCTGCGCCCCCGCAAGCTGGAGATCGTCTCCTGCCCCTCCTGCGGGCGCGCCCAGGTCGATGTCTACACCCTGGCCGACGAGGTCACGGCCGGGCTGGAGGGCCTGGAGGTGCCGCTGCGCGTCGCCGTCATGGGCTGCGTCGTCAACGGCCCGGGGGAGGCCCGCGAGGCCGACCTCGGGGTCGCTTCCGGCAACGGCAAGGGCCAGATCTTCGTCAAGGGCGAGGTCATCAAGACGGTGCCCGAGAGCCAGATCGTGGAGACCCTGATCGAGGAGGCCATGCGGATCGCCGAAGGAATGGGTGAGGGCGAAGGCATGGTGGACGGTTCCGGTTCCCCGTCGGTCACCGTCGGCTGA